From Ptychodera flava strain L36383 chromosome 2, AS_Pfla_20210202, whole genome shotgun sequence, the proteins below share one genomic window:
- the LOC139149222 gene encoding nucleoporin Nup37-like, with product MFDKTKSGGITYTFDTPDTVTTVQFCPLEQFSQLIAYGDCLRVSLGICRFQDEDPEIDCFEFEHLRDFHHGTRVTTIAWSPETSLETLPRQVKFCTAGADSKLRLFSSDLKSEDTVYGNLIIIIIQQNR from the exons ATGTTCGATAAAACTAAAAGTGGAGGTATTACCTACACATTCGATACGCCAGACACGGTAACAACTGTCCAGTTTTGTCCGCTCGAACAGTTTTCTCAGCTGATCGCATACGGAGATTGTTTGAGAGTGTCACTTGGGATATGTCGCTTCCAG GATGAAGACCCAGAGATTGATTGTTTTGAGTTTGAACATCTCAGAGATTTTCATCACGGAACAAGGGTAACAACAATAGCATGGAGCCCAGAAACTTCATTAGAAACTCTACCAAGACAAGTCAA ATTTTGTACAGCAGGAGCAGACAGTAAACTCAGATTGTTTTCATCAGATCTTAAAAGTGAAGACACTGTTTACGgtaatcttatcattattatcatacaacaaaacagataa
- the LOC139115962 gene encoding V-type proton ATPase subunit E-like isoform X1: MALSDADVQKQIKHMMAFIDQEANEKAEEIDAKAEEEFNIEKGRLVQQQRVKIMEYYEKKEKNLELQKKIQNSNLLNQARLRVLKAREDHVESLLEEARMRLGTVTKDTIKYSKLLEGLITQGLFQLLEPVVVIQTRRQDTALVESVLPQCIEAYKKETKKSVDVSVDKENFLDSDISGGVVLLAQRGKIRVENTLESRLELISKQSKFQLLEPSHVNSS, translated from the exons ATGGCTTTGAGTGACGCAGATGTGCAGAAACAG aTCAAACATATGATGGCCTTCATTGACCAGGAAGCCAATGAAAAGGCCGAAGAAATTGACGcaaag GCAGAGGAAGAGTTCAATATAGAGAAAGGTCGCCTGGTCCAGCAGCAACGTGTGAAGATCATGGAATATTATgagaagaaagagaaaaacctagagctacagaaaaaaat TCAAAATTCCAACTTATTGAACCAAGCCAGGTTACGAGTTCTGAAAGCTCGTGAGGATCACGTAGAATCTCTTTTGGAAGAGGCAAGGATGCGTCTTGGAACTGTCACAAAGGATACGATTAAATACAGCAAACTCCTTGAGGGTCTGATCACACAGGGATTGTTCCAGCTGCTAGAACCTGTGGTGGTTATCCAAACTAGGAGACAGGATACTGCTTTGGTGGAG AGTGTATTACCTCAGTGTATTGAAGCTTAcaagaaagaaacaaagaaatctGTTGATGTATCAGTAGATAAAGAAAACTTCTTAGACAGTGATAT ATCTGGTGGTGTAGTGTTGCTTGCACAGCGTGGAAAGATCCGAGTTGAAAATACTCTAGAAAGCAGACTTGAACTTATCAGCAAACAG TCGAAATTCCAACTTCTTGAACCAAGCCATGTTAACAGTTCTTAA
- the LOC139115962 gene encoding V-type proton ATPase subunit E-like isoform X2 — MALSDADVQKQIKHMMAFIDQEANEKAEEIDAKAEEEFNIEKGRLVQQQRVKIMEYYEKKEKNLELQKKIQNSNLLNQARLRVLKAREDHVESLLEEARMRLGTVTKDTIKYSKLLEGLITQGLFQLLEPVVVIQTRRQDTALVESVLPQCIEAYKKETKKSVDVSVDKENFLDSDISGGVVLLAQRGKIRVENTLESRLELISKQEKLLFTKVRIMAM; from the exons ATGGCTTTGAGTGACGCAGATGTGCAGAAACAG aTCAAACATATGATGGCCTTCATTGACCAGGAAGCCAATGAAAAGGCCGAAGAAATTGACGcaaag GCAGAGGAAGAGTTCAATATAGAGAAAGGTCGCCTGGTCCAGCAGCAACGTGTGAAGATCATGGAATATTATgagaagaaagagaaaaacctagagctacagaaaaaaat TCAAAATTCCAACTTATTGAACCAAGCCAGGTTACGAGTTCTGAAAGCTCGTGAGGATCACGTAGAATCTCTTTTGGAAGAGGCAAGGATGCGTCTTGGAACTGTCACAAAGGATACGATTAAATACAGCAAACTCCTTGAGGGTCTGATCACACAGGGATTGTTCCAGCTGCTAGAACCTGTGGTGGTTATCCAAACTAGGAGACAGGATACTGCTTTGGTGGAG AGTGTATTACCTCAGTGTATTGAAGCTTAcaagaaagaaacaaagaaatctGTTGATGTATCAGTAGATAAAGAAAACTTCTTAGACAGTGATAT ATCTGGTGGTGTAGTGTTGCTTGCACAGCGTGGAAAGATCCGAGTTGAAAATACTCTAGAAAGCAGACTTGAACTTATCAGCAAACAG